The following proteins are co-located in the Maridesulfovibrio sp. genome:
- a CDS encoding histidine phosphatase family protein, with protein sequence MKSVKIAFIRHSVTEWNEEGRIQGHFNSPLTEYGRKLAAKWKKTLNPQTFDAVLTSDLGRTIETADIITEGLELPTLQLPGLREQDWGEWSGLTMDELHTKFPGKLDEEVAKGWHFTPNNGENRTECAERGIKALEEGINEVLSTVDKKEIKILTVAHEGVIKSVIYKLLDHDFMPEERKLLKRRRLHWLKWNGELSIARLNDEL encoded by the coding sequence ATGAAATCAGTAAAAATAGCATTTATCCGCCACTCGGTTACTGAATGGAATGAGGAAGGACGTATTCAGGGCCATTTTAATTCGCCGCTGACAGAATATGGGCGAAAACTCGCTGCAAAATGGAAGAAAACACTCAATCCGCAAACCTTCGATGCTGTACTGACCAGCGATCTGGGCAGAACAATCGAGACCGCCGACATCATCACTGAAGGCTTGGAACTGCCCACACTTCAACTTCCCGGTCTTCGCGAACAGGATTGGGGTGAATGGTCCGGTTTAACCATGGACGAACTGCACACGAAATTTCCCGGCAAACTGGATGAAGAAGTAGCCAAAGGCTGGCACTTTACCCCAAACAACGGCGAGAACCGTACTGAATGTGCCGAGCGCGGTATTAAAGCCCTTGAAGAAGGAATAAACGAAGTTCTCAGCACCGTAGACAAGAAAGAAATCAAAATACTTACTGTCGCACACGAAGGTGTAATTAAATCCGTGATCTACAAATTGCTGGACCATGACTTCATGCCCGAAGAAAGGAAACTGCTCAAAAGACGCCGACTGCACTGGTTAAAATGGAACGGAGAACTTTCCATTGCAAGGTTGAACGACGAGTTATGA
- a CDS encoding class I SAM-dependent methyltransferase yields MLTASPELRKKLRGLTKEFSRHEMKQWDKILAPLDRNMRILEVGCGRGGKTDFLRAQGFSNILGVEKNEFQVRECCKRGLTVVTLDEFAERHSSDKFDFIVLSHIIEHFDFAGLVEFIDGYLAHLKPGGLLLIATPMLHPHFWLDLDHQKPYYPQGIKNFYSGADEQVGFTSKYRLKLKDIRFRKSPFRVKNDRSLLVKKNDLPMLLLNLVSAALFKVSFSLLGFKSGWVGLYKMRT; encoded by the coding sequence GTGCTGACCGCTAGTCCCGAATTAAGAAAGAAATTGCGCGGGCTGACCAAGGAATTTTCCCGCCACGAAATGAAGCAGTGGGATAAAATTCTCGCGCCGCTTGACCGTAATATGCGTATCCTTGAGGTTGGTTGCGGTCGGGGCGGAAAGACCGATTTTCTGCGGGCTCAGGGGTTCAGCAATATTCTCGGAGTTGAGAAAAATGAATTTCAGGTGCGTGAATGCTGTAAGCGCGGTTTGACTGTTGTTACCCTTGATGAGTTCGCAGAGCGACACAGTTCGGATAAATTCGATTTCATCGTGCTTTCGCACATCATCGAGCATTTTGATTTTGCAGGTCTTGTAGAATTTATTGACGGCTATCTGGCTCATCTGAAACCGGGTGGTTTGTTACTGATTGCCACCCCTATGCTGCATCCACATTTCTGGCTGGATCTGGATCACCAGAAGCCGTATTATCCGCAGGGGATAAAGAATTTCTACAGTGGTGCGGATGAGCAAGTAGGATTTACATCAAAGTATCGTCTTAAACTTAAAGATATCCGTTTCCGGAAAAGTCCGTTTCGGGTAAAGAATGATCGTAGCCTACTAGTAAAGAAGAACGATCTGCCGATGCTTCTATTAAATCTGGTTAGTGCAGCATTGTTTAAAGTAAGTTTTTCTTTGCTGGGATTTAAAAGTGGGTGGGTTGGACTATATAAGATGCGTACCTGA
- a CDS encoding glycosyltransferase family 4 protein: MRIAFFAPHKPIDHPLPSGDLIIGKTLHNFLRSQGHELLIASRFRLRNISQKPLKWPALYLEFRKTLKRVEEFKPDLWLTYHSYYKSPDLLGPYISEKTGIPYAIYQGVFATKYRRNYKTWAGYMANKHALLYADHVFANKDIDFHNLSRIILPEKLSRTYPGIEPDKFNYCPQSAEEIRNKYKLNGKRIILSTAMLRDDVKAESIADLINAFAPVSREIPNAILLIAGDGEARPRLEKLAAQKTGNQVIFLGQVKRDKLYKYYSAADIFAYPGINEALGMVYLEAQCTGLPVVAYSTRGPQEAVVHGETGLLSPEKDIAAMSANITRLLIDDGLRGEMAKAAPEHVLRNFDLNRNLHEVEQSLITISHWRD; the protein is encoded by the coding sequence ATGCGAATCGCTTTTTTCGCACCCCACAAACCCATTGATCATCCGCTTCCTTCCGGGGATTTGATCATCGGGAAAACTCTGCATAATTTCCTGCGTTCCCAAGGCCATGAACTGCTGATTGCCAGTCGCTTCAGGCTGCGAAATATCAGTCAAAAGCCTTTAAAATGGCCGGCCCTTTATCTTGAATTTAGAAAGACCCTAAAGCGGGTTGAAGAATTTAAGCCCGACCTCTGGCTGACTTACCACAGCTATTACAAATCTCCGGACCTGCTGGGCCCGTATATCTCCGAAAAGACAGGCATTCCCTACGCCATCTATCAGGGAGTATTTGCAACCAAGTATCGCCGCAATTACAAGACATGGGCCGGCTACATGGCGAACAAACACGCCCTTCTTTATGCTGACCATGTTTTTGCCAACAAGGACATCGATTTCCACAATCTCTCACGGATTATTCTCCCGGAAAAACTCTCGCGCACATATCCCGGTATTGAACCGGATAAATTCAACTATTGCCCGCAAAGCGCGGAAGAGATACGCAATAAATACAAGCTGAACGGGAAAAGGATAATTCTCAGCACAGCAATGCTTCGGGATGATGTCAAAGCGGAAAGCATTGCTGACCTGATCAATGCCTTTGCGCCGGTTAGCAGGGAAATTCCCAACGCAATTCTACTAATTGCAGGAGATGGGGAAGCCCGTCCTCGCCTTGAAAAACTGGCAGCCCAAAAAACCGGAAATCAAGTAATATTCCTTGGTCAAGTCAAACGCGATAAACTGTACAAGTACTATAGTGCAGCTGACATTTTCGCTTATCCGGGAATAAATGAAGCGCTGGGCATGGTTTACCTTGAAGCCCAGTGCACCGGACTTCCGGTCGTAGCCTACTCGACACGAGGTCCTCAAGAAGCAGTCGTCCACGGGGAGACAGGACTATTGTCTCCGGAAAAGGATATCGCGGCCATGTCCGCGAACATAACCCGACTTCTTATTGATGATGGGCTGCGAGGAGAAATGGCAAAAGCAGCTCCGGAACATGTACTAAGAAATTTCGACCTGAACAGAAACCTTCATGAAGTTGAACAAAGCCTAATCACCATCAGCCACTGGAGAGATTAA
- a CDS encoding glycosyltransferase has protein sequence MDKTYNILMYSHDTYGLGHIRRTMAIASQLKCKGVNILILTGSPIVGRFEFPEQIDFVRVPGMIKKSNDLYVPHSIKIEPVHAMSIRQSIIDATAKSFRPDLFIVDKAPKGMKHEIMPTLEWMKQIGQTRTILGLRDIMDDAESTIKDWTDKGIYDVLENLYSEIWVYGHQEYYDPIKEYAIPESISKKMVFTGYIPRKIHNRSCPDKRKNGKKLVVITAGGGGDGYPMMDAYLKALEKYNPQDFRTVMVTGPFMSKEQRLDLSQRAKNLSVTFYHFYRRMEKLFSNADLVVSMGGYNTICEILSHKQVSLIVPRETPRLEQTIRANVLKEQNLADFLPWHKLGPDAIMEKVNHLLNNSNSIREAIKNFNFTGLEVMHDRVGYFKDNC, from the coding sequence ATGGACAAGACTTACAACATCTTAATGTACTCCCATGACACATACGGTCTTGGGCATATCCGTCGTACGATGGCAATAGCATCGCAGCTGAAATGCAAAGGGGTAAACATACTCATCCTTACAGGCTCCCCAATTGTGGGACGCTTCGAATTTCCTGAACAGATTGATTTTGTCCGTGTGCCGGGAATGATCAAAAAATCAAACGATTTATATGTTCCGCATTCCATCAAAATCGAACCTGTTCATGCTATGTCCATCCGTCAGTCCATCATCGATGCCACTGCCAAAAGTTTCCGCCCGGACCTTTTTATTGTAGATAAGGCTCCTAAAGGGATGAAGCACGAAATCATGCCTACCCTTGAGTGGATGAAACAGATCGGCCAGACCCGGACCATCCTCGGCCTGCGAGATATCATGGATGATGCGGAAAGCACTATCAAAGATTGGACCGACAAGGGCATATACGATGTTCTGGAGAATCTGTATTCAGAAATATGGGTCTACGGACATCAGGAATATTACGATCCTATCAAGGAATACGCTATCCCCGAATCCATCAGTAAAAAGATGGTTTTCACCGGATATATTCCCCGGAAAATCCACAACCGCTCCTGCCCGGACAAAAGAAAGAACGGCAAAAAGCTGGTAGTAATCACTGCCGGAGGCGGCGGTGACGGCTATCCCATGATGGATGCCTACCTGAAAGCTCTCGAAAAATACAATCCGCAGGATTTCAGGACTGTAATGGTCACCGGACCTTTCATGTCCAAGGAACAGCGCCTTGATCTATCCCAAAGGGCTAAGAATCTTTCCGTAACCTTCTACCATTTTTATAGAAGGATGGAGAAACTTTTCAGCAATGCCGACCTCGTAGTCAGCATGGGCGGCTACAACACTATCTGCGAAATTCTTTCACACAAACAGGTCAGCCTTATCGTCCCCCGCGAGACCCCGCGTCTTGAGCAGACTATCCGCGCCAATGTACTGAAAGAGCAGAATCTTGCAGACTTTCTGCCCTGGCACAAGCTCGGACCTGACGCTATCATGGAAAAGGTCAACCATCTGCTGAACAATTCCAATTCCATCCGGGAAGCAATTAAAAACTTCAACTTCACAGGTCTTGAGGTCATGCATGACCGCGTAGGCTACTTTAAAGACAACTGCTAA
- a CDS encoding glycosyltransferase family 4 protein, translated as MTNSNKPVLAMILKGYPRISETFISNEIRLLEQKGVKIHIISMRKPRENFTHKSISEIKAAVSYLPSTLEGCLEELFGSEDMDAGLKDARYGKDEEFTARVDEIWNVYRETGSEASFKHMLQGQYIVEKILPGSDIFHFHAHFAHSPCSVARNASRFSGLPFSFTAHAKDIYTQKPEKITAKISEAKFAVTCTGYNCDYLQSIAPEGKPVHKVYHGIDLNLFSSDKELTCSGPYEIFTVARFTTKKGLPTVFKALKKLEEKGIDFNYNIIGDGDEREATLKLLDELELNGRCNWLGTKTHEEVLEHYRKADLFALGCEIAPNGDRDGIPNVLAESMAMSVPVVATTVSGIPELIENGKTGLLVEPGDSESMADAMERMLTDQELRKSLIPAAKERVHEIFDNRYWINKLADVYEQYGIKA; from the coding sequence ATGACAAATTCAAATAAGCCCGTACTTGCGATGATTCTCAAGGGATATCCGCGTATCTCTGAGACTTTTATTTCCAATGAAATCAGACTCCTTGAACAGAAAGGTGTCAAGATTCATATCATTTCCATGCGTAAACCGCGTGAAAACTTCACCCATAAGTCCATATCTGAGATCAAAGCAGCGGTGTCATACCTGCCTTCCACACTTGAAGGCTGCCTTGAAGAACTTTTCGGTTCCGAAGACATGGATGCGGGTCTCAAAGATGCCCGCTACGGTAAAGACGAAGAATTTACAGCACGCGTTGACGAGATATGGAATGTATACCGCGAGACCGGAAGTGAAGCGTCATTCAAGCACATGTTGCAAGGCCAATATATTGTTGAAAAAATCCTGCCCGGCTCAGATATTTTTCATTTCCATGCCCATTTCGCGCATTCACCCTGCTCAGTAGCCAGAAACGCCAGCCGTTTTTCAGGCCTGCCGTTCAGCTTTACTGCGCATGCCAAGGATATTTATACCCAGAAGCCGGAAAAAATCACCGCCAAAATTTCTGAAGCCAAATTCGCGGTAACCTGCACCGGATACAATTGCGATTACCTGCAATCCATCGCTCCGGAAGGCAAACCGGTCCACAAGGTTTACCACGGCATTGACCTGAACCTGTTCAGTTCCGACAAGGAACTTACCTGTTCAGGACCTTATGAGATTTTCACCGTAGCCCGCTTCACCACGAAAAAAGGTCTGCCCACAGTTTTCAAGGCTCTTAAAAAACTTGAAGAAAAAGGTATCGACTTCAATTACAATATCATCGGTGACGGTGATGAACGCGAAGCGACCCTTAAACTGCTGGACGAACTGGAGCTCAACGGAAGATGCAACTGGCTGGGCACCAAAACTCATGAAGAAGTGCTTGAACATTACCGCAAAGCGGACCTGTTCGCCCTTGGTTGCGAAATAGCACCCAACGGTGACCGCGACGGGATTCCCAATGTGCTGGCCGAAAGCATGGCCATGTCCGTACCTGTTGTTGCCACCACAGTTTCCGGTATCCCCGAACTGATCGAGAACGGCAAGACCGGCCTTCTGGTTGAACCGGGAGACTCTGAATCCATGGCTGATGCAATGGAACGTATGCTCACCGATCAAGAACTGCGCAAGAGCCTGATCCCTGCTGCAAAAGAAAGGGTTCACGAAATTTTTGACAACCGCTACTGGATCAACAAGCTTGCGGATGTCTACGAACAGTACGGAATAAAGGCATAA